TTATACGTTGAAGATGATTTAGATGTTTCTGAGATAATGAAAGATATGTTAGGTATGTTTTTTGATGAAGTATATGTAGCATATGATGGAGTTGAAGGATTAGATAAATATAAAGAGTATAATCCTGATTTAGTAATCAGTGATATTCTAATGCCAAGAATGGATGGACTTGAGTTAGTAAAAGAGATTTACTCTATAAATAAAGATGCAAAAATCATTCTTACAACAGCAGATAATGAATTAAACTATCAATCAAAGGCAAAAGAGTTAGGTGTATTTGGCTATTTAAATAAGCCTATTGATTTTTCTGAACTTCAAAAGTTCTTTGATAAGCTATAAATTTAATTTATAGCTTA
This sequence is a window from Halarcobacter bivalviorum. Protein-coding genes within it:
- a CDS encoding response regulator transcription factor; this translates as MARVLYVEDDLDVSEIMKDMLGMFFDEVYVAYDGVEGLDKYKEYNPDLVISDILMPRMDGLELVKEIYSINKDAKIILTTADNELNYQSKAKELGVFGYLNKPIDFSELQKFFDKL